AATCTCGGGTGGGGGTGTGATCGCatttgaaagtgaagagggggtggGGCTGATCGCGTTTGAAATTTCCGGGTGGGGGTGTGATCGCatttgaaagtgaagagggggtggGCTGATCGCGTTTGAAATTTCCGGGTGGGGGTGTGATCGCatttgaaagtgaagagggggtggGGCTGATCGCGTTTGAAATTTCCGGGTGGGGGTGTGATCGCATTTGAAAGTAAAGAGGGGGTGGGGCTGATCGCGTTTGAAATCTCGGGTGGGGGTGTGATCGCATTTCAAAGTGAAGAGGGGGTGGGGCTGATCGCGTTTGAAATTTCCGGGTGGGGGTGTGATCGCatttgaaagtgaagagggggtggGGCTGATCGCGTTTGAAATCTCGGGTGGGGGGTGTGATCGCatttgaaagtgaagagggggtggGGCTGATCGCGTTTGAAATCTCGGGTGGGGGTGTGATCGCatttgaaagtgaagaggggggggggCTGATCGCGTTTGAAATTTCCGGGTGGGGGTGTGATCGCatttgaaagtgaagaggggggtgGGGCTGATCGCGTTTGAAATTTCCGGGTGGGGGTGTGATCGCatttgaaagtgaagagggggtggGGCTGATCGCGTTTGAAATTTCCGGGTGGGGGTGTGATCGCatttgaaagtgaagagggggtggGGCTGATCGCGTTTGAAATTTCCGGGTGGGGGTGTGATCGCGTTTGAAAGTGAAGACGGGGTGGGGCTGATCGCGTTTGAAATTCGCGGGTGGGGGTGTGATCGCgtttgaaagtgaagagggggtgggactgATCGCGTTTGAAATTCGCGGGTGGGGGTGTGATCGCgtttgaaagtgaagagggggtggGGCTGATCGTGTTTAAAagtgtagggggggggggggatcggTTGAGAAAGCGGATgcaagtgaagagcgggggtggcAGGGGCGTTGTAGGAGCGGGCCCTTGACAATGTTTCtggggccccctaaatgtatgggcccttaaaATCGTCCTAACTTACCACCCCCTAGCGGCACCCTTAGATGTGTGGATATGGTATGTTTTCTAAGGCCTGTTGCACATAGCTGGTTTAGATTTTTATCCAGGTAATTTCACATTTAGTTTGAGCAAACTCTGAGCTTTTGGATTCAAGAGGGTGGGTTTCTTCACCACGGTCACTTACACTACAAGATTAACCTGTTccagagcaggttttattctAGGTTAGAGATCACAAACTCAAACTGGACCAATCAGCTGTGAGAAAAGTGACACATCTCTGATGCAACCACTCccggttgtgcacctttttagcCTCAAACTAAAGccgtttattattaaaaattttttaaaataaaacattataaaagctttaaatacatatttacaggCAAAATGATTGATCCCACCTGCAAAATTTTgactctttttcaaatgtttttcaaacAATGTTCAACAGATtcgggaatttttcacagtatttcctacaatattatttcttctggagaaagtcttaattgttttatttcagcaagaataaagcaatttttaaggtcaatattattagcccccttaagattattattattattattttttatcgtCTTCAGAATTAATTACTGCTGTCCAATAATTATCCTAAATCTcatagttaacccaattaacctagttaagcccttaaatgtcactttaagcagaatactagtatctgataaaatattatgtactgtcatcatggcaaaagaaactagttattaaaaattagttattaaacctattacgTTTATAAATCTCTGCATTAAAaagcacatatttaaaaaatttcaaatatttatagtttaaaaggagctgataattctgacttcacctgtgtATTTAAATTTGCTTTAATATACAGTTCATATATAGCTGTTTGTGATCCTACATaatttttaaaggggacctataatgcaaaaatcacatttataagtgttgtaaacacagttgtgtgtcagcagtgtgtgaatatatccagcttctattagtaactttattaattttaattttttataataagacttgataaaaacagtctgcagaaacactttgattaacattccccctttgtacgtgtcatcagaagggggaaagctccgcccactagtgcgcacctctccctcattagcataaacagccctgagttaGAAGCAGTCctctgccattagagtttttaaatctgccattatgctgacacacaggcatttgtagctccgccctcttctgaaaagagaatctcactcatttgaatttaaagcgacagtcaccaaaatgccacaattaggatcaaagtctaTAAGGGTCCATTTCAGAGAGTTGGAAAACATTATTCGTGtgctgttttgagctgaaacttcactacacacacTTTAGGCATATAGGAGAGAcatttttacatcttgtaaaaaggagcataacaggtcccctttaagctGACCGCTCAAAATTTTACTGTATAAGCatagtaaatgcatttaaattcattaTATTTCTGATTAATTAATCTTGTAAAGGAAacaatgaaagaaaaataaagaatacTCACTATGAAGAGGCTTTTTTGTCAGATTTCCTCGCCTGTGCATCAAACCTTCAGTCTTTCTCCTGAACAGCTCATAGTAAGCCTGTGGTAAAAACACATCATCTTCCCCGTTCTCCTGCACAAGGTCTTCAATCTGGGTGAACAGCTGACTGATCccgctgtggctctggagatatACACCCCTGCCTTTGCACTTTTCCAGCATGTTCTTGGCTTTCTGGGAGTAACTACAGCCTCCCGTTCCTTCATCGCAAGCAAAAACGACAATAGTGTGTCTCCAGGCTCTCTCGGACAGCATCTCCACCAGCTTCATCCCTGATTTAACATCTCCCGCTGACATTTCTTCACTCCTCCGCACAGGAATGACCAGGAGCAGAGCGTGTGGTCCTGGAGCACACAGCGCCGCACTTCTTTCAATGGATTCTCTGATATTGCTTTGGGGTGTGTTTGAGTCCCATCCAGGAGCGTCCACAACCCTGATCCTCCGTCCAGACTCTTCTCCATCATATACAGTGCAGTGACCTACAGAGTCTCCTGTGAGATCTCCCAGGACAGATCTGACCACTCTTCTCCTGTCACATTCATTATTTCCCAGCAGCACAACTCTGATCTCTGACAGATGAGGAGAATCGCCTTTGAAgtgcacatgaaatcaaaactaagcatgttgattttgttagctcacatggctagttttgtggtgagcaATATATCAGTGCATGTCATtaggaaaataaaaatactttgcgcttgtaatctttaattgaaatctgaaaatgcacttcctgtttgtgttcagttaaaTCGTGTCTGTCTGAGGTAGTGGGCGTGGCTGACATACTCAACCACGCCCCTCCagaagaaaacaaacagaaatggagaGGAGGCGGAGTCTGTTAGaatgtaataactctccccaaacccttttccctaTCTTTCCGAATGAAACGCCTacattactacatccaatcagctgaCAGtagagaaaaacaagccacgcccactgttttctcatttaatattcagtttcccTAGGAACTGCGccacaatacataaaaaaacagtggcagcttccagttcatgcagactttgaAGACAGAGATATCATTATTACACTAATGAATATCTGTTAATTATTCACAGGTGATTCACaggtctttttttgtttatttacagatgtgaattgcattatgggatgttgatctctgctctgtggacttttgatgtt
Above is a window of Danio aesculapii chromosome 6, fDanAes4.1, whole genome shotgun sequence DNA encoding:
- the zgc:113442 gene encoding GTPase IMAP family member 4 — encoded protein: MAAGFSSKTTRDSPHLSEIRVVLLGNNECDRRRVVRSVLGDLTGDSVGHCTVYDGEESGRRIRVVDAPGWDSNTPQSNIRESIERSAALCAPGPHALLLVIPVRRSEEMSAGDVKSGMKLVEMLSERAWRHTIVVFACDEGTGGCSYSQKAKNMLEKCKGRGVYLQSHSGISQLFTQIEDLVQENGEDDVFLPQAYYELFRRKTEGLMHRRGNLTKKPLHMSKAEAGALGVEPFSVIVIAVLAALLVSFSFGAEYGVFGGCAGLVLGSILPF